The following proteins are co-located in the Polystyrenella longa genome:
- a CDS encoding GNAT family N-acetyltransferase codes for MGKTYFRRYRMEIDLSHSDIPTPHLPEEYRWVEWTPDLLERHALVKYESFSQELDSVVFPCLGHLTGCQRLMGDITHQKSFVPAATWLIMSRPHQEFFGLDCGTIQGIVQSTNLGAIQNVGVIPEHRGQGLGRALVCKSLQGFQAAGIRRVYLEVTAQNSSAVELYHSIGFRILRTLYKAVETVTAEV; via the coding sequence ATGGGAAAAACTTATTTCCGACGCTACCGGATGGAAATCGACCTTTCTCACTCCGACATACCGACTCCGCATCTCCCCGAAGAATATCGTTGGGTAGAGTGGACGCCGGACCTGCTGGAACGGCACGCGCTGGTAAAGTATGAAAGCTTCTCTCAAGAGCTGGACTCAGTCGTCTTTCCTTGCCTGGGCCATTTGACGGGGTGCCAGCGACTGATGGGAGACATCACCCACCAGAAAAGTTTTGTCCCCGCCGCAACCTGGCTGATTATGTCTCGGCCGCACCAGGAATTCTTCGGCCTCGACTGCGGGACTATTCAAGGGATTGTCCAGTCGACCAACCTCGGTGCAATTCAGAACGTGGGCGTCATCCCCGAACATCGCGGACAGGGATTGGGACGTGCTCTCGTTTGCAAATCGCTTCAAGGCTTTCAAGCCGCCGGCATCCGCCGCGTCTACCTGGAAGTCACCGCCCAGAACAGCAGCGCCGTCGAACTCTACCATTCCATCG